A single Triticum dicoccoides isolate Atlit2015 ecotype Zavitan chromosome 2A, WEW_v2.0, whole genome shotgun sequence DNA region contains:
- the LOC119354262 gene encoding cysteine-rich receptor-like protein kinase 6: MAHHRVLSVVAIVAVALLASPAAAVYPWTICGRSTYTAKSQYLANINRIGATLPRNASRSPELFATALVGAVPQQVWALALCRGDANASYCLTCLDQAFQDLPNACPYSRDSTIYYDSCVLHYSNIRSRPDDDTTYNPTLPLRNNVNATAEPARFQRVVAALLNATVSYAVANSTRLYASGEADFDRELPKVYAWAQCTPDLTLARCRDCLTVNIKTWAPVFTDSIGARILGMRCSYRYETTPFFDGPVMVRLAGTSASSAAPASAPAVVPNVLTPAAAAGEGRKYSVPGMVLILLLPTAAAINLVVCFLLWRRRRPLAEANQPYPGYSAKAEDIDSVDSMLIDISTLRAATGDFAETNKLGEGGFGAVYKGTLPDGEEIAVKRLSKSSAQGVEELKNELALVAKLKHKNLVRLVGVCLEQQERLLVYEFLPNRSLDKILFDTEKREQLDWGKRYKIIHGIARGLQYLHEDSQLKVVHRDLKASNILLDTNMNPKISDFGLARLFGRDQTQAVTSRVVGTYGYMAPEYVMRGNYSVKSDAFSFGVMVLEIVTGRKNNDCYNSQQSEDVLTTIWEHWTAGTVLATVDPSIGSSFSESDVRRCVHVGLLCVQGNPADRPVMSSVVMMLGGETVSLSAPSKPAFYARNAGADHSVISSTVSVQDGPGVSI; this comes from the exons ATGGCTCACCACCGGGTCCTGTCTGTGGTGGCCATCGTCGCCGTCGCACTGCTGGCTTCCCCCGCCGCGGCAGTATACCCATGGACAATTTGCGGCCGCAGCACCTACACGGCCAAGAGCCAGTACCTGGCCAACATCAACCGCATCGGCGCCACGCTTCCGAGGAACGCCTCCCGGTCCCCGGAGCTCTTCGCCACCGCCCTGGTCGGCGCCGTTCCGCAGCAAGTCTGGGCCCTGGCGCTCTGCCGCGGCGACGCCAACGCCTCCTACTGCCTCACCTGCCTGGACCAGGCCTTCCAGGACCTGCCCAACGCGTGCCCCTACAGCAGGGACAGCACCATCTACTACGACTCCTGCGTGCTCCACTACTCCAACATCCGGTCCCGCCCCGACGACGACACCACCTACAACCCCACGCTCCCGCTCCGCAACAACGTCAACGCCACGGCGGAGCCGGCCCGGTTCCAGCGCGTCGTGGCCGCGCTCTTGAACGCCACCGTGAGCTACGCCGTCGCCAACTCCACGCGGCTGTATGCGTCCGGAGAGGCCGACTTCGACCGGGAGCTCCCCAAGGTGTACGCCTGGGCGCAGTGCACGCCTGACCTGACGCTGGCGCGGTGCCGGGACTGCCTCACCGTGAACATCAAGACATGGGCGCCTGTGTTCACGGACTCCATAGGAGCCAGGATTCTTGGGATGAGGTGCAGCTACCGGTACGAAACAACGCCCTTCTTTGATGGCCCGGTGATGGTGCGACTGGCAGGAACGTCGGCCAGCTCTGCTGCACCGGCGTCGGCGCCGGCTGTGGTGCCCAACGTTTTGACGCCAGCGGCGGCCGCCGGAGAAG GGAGAAAGTACAGTGTTCCTGGCATGGTTCTCATACTTCTTCTTCCTACCGCAGCAGCCATAAACCTTGTCGTTTGCTTCCTTCtctggaggaggcgccggccactaGCAGAGGCAAATCAGCCAT ATCCAGGTTATTCCGCCAAAGCCGAGGACATCGATAGTGTGGACTCGATGCTGATCGACATCTCAACTTTACGAGCTGCAACCGGAGATTTCGCGGAAACAAACAAGCTCGGCGAAGGTGGATTTGGTGCGGTGTACAAG GGTACTCTCCCGGACGGCGAAGAAATTGCAGTAAAGAGACTGTCCAAGAGCTCGGCACAAGGAGTGGAGGAGCTGAAGAATGAGCTCGCCCTGGTTGCCAAGCTTAAGCACAAGAACCTGGTGAGGCTTGTCGGCGTCTGCCTAGAGCAGCAGGAGAGGCTGCTCGTCTACGAGTTCCTCCCGAACCGGAGCCTCGATAAGATCCTATTCG ACACGGAGAAACGCGAGCAGCTTGACTGGGGAAAGAGGTACAAGATCATACACGGGATTGCTCGAGGCCTGCAGTACCTCCATGAAGACTCCCAGCTCAAAGTCGTCCACCGTGACCTCAAAGCCAGCAACATCTTGCTTGACACCAACATGAACCCCAAGATCTCGGACTTCGGCCTCGCCAGGCTCTTCGGGCGAGACCAGACGCAGGCCGTCACCAGCCGCGTCGTCGGAACATA TGGGTACATGGCGCCGGAGTACGTGATGCGCGGGAACTACTCCGTGAAGTCGGACGCGTTCAGCTTCGGGGTCATGGTGCTGGAGATCGTGACGGGCAGGAAGAACAACGACTGCTACAACTCCCAGCAGTCTGAAGATGTCTTGACTACG ATATGGGAGCACTGGACGGCCGGAACAGTGCTGGCTACGGTGGACCCGAGCATCGGCAGCAGCTTCTCAGAGAGCGACGTCCGAAGGTGCGTCCACGTCGGGCTTCTGTGCGTTCAGGGGAACCCGGCGGATCGGCCGGTGATGTCGTCGGTGGTCATGATGCTCGGAGGCGAAACAGTCTCTCTCAGCGCCCCGTCCAAGCCGGCGTTCTACGCGAGGAACGCCGGTGCCGATCACTCGGTCATCTCGTCCACTGTGTCCGTGCAGGATGGTCCTGGAGTGTCTATTTAA